One window from the genome of Nasonia vitripennis strain AsymCx chromosome 1 unlocalized genomic scaffold, Nvit_psr_1.1 chr1_random0014, whole genome shotgun sequence encodes:
- the LOC116415941 gene encoding trafficking protein particle complex subunit 11-like — translation MVATERATALCAVCELPAKTLYFLPYADHLLGYTFRLEHILYNLAQSFYHQEYRIVKSHREQLNKTGHRYLFARHQFKMAFLKIETIYCKPNLMSKLCSINYKLYAGQNFSMSKISSYFKIKYV, via the exons ATGGTAGCTACAGAGCGAGCAACTGCACTTTGTGCTGTATGCGAGTTACCAGCAAAaactctttattttttaccttATGCAGATCATTTATTAGGCTACACATTTAG attagagcatattttatacaaCTTAGCCCAAAGTTTTTATCATCAAGAATATCGAATAGTAAAGAGTCATAGAgaacaattaaacaaaactggCCATCGATACTTATTTGCAAGACATCAATTCAAAATGGCTTTTCTGAAgattgaaacaatatattgtaaaccaaatttaatgtcaaaactatgttcaattaattataaactatatgctggacaaaattttagcatgagcaaaatttcaagttattttaaaataaaatacgtatga